TTTGTGTTATTCAGATGAGAAAgtgtgtggctcttaaaagagccgttgttgttgttgttgttgtgttgtgttgttgagtgtTAGTGAGATCTAAGCTCGCTCTCCGCGGATACGACGGGCCAGCTGTATGTCTTTGGGCATGATGGTGACTCTCTTGGCGTGGATGGCGCAGAGGTTGGTGTCCTCGAAGAGGCCGACCAGGTAGGCCTCGCTGGACTCCTGCAGGGCCATGACAGCGGAGCTCTGGAAGCGCAGGTCGGTCTTGAAGTCCTGCGCGATCTCGCGCACCAGGCGCTGGAAGGGCAGCTTGCGGATGAGCAGCTCCGTGGACTTCTGGTAGCGACGGATCTCGCGCAGGGCCACGGTGCCGGGCCTGTAACGGTGAGGCTTCTTGACGCCGCCGGTGGCCGGGGCGCTCTTGCGGGCAGCCTTGGTGGCGAGCTGCTTCCTCGGGGCTTTGCCTCCAGTGGATTTACGGGCGGTTTGTTTGGTTCTGGCCATTTTAAACGGAGATGTTTTACTTCAGCGGAAAAACAAACGTAATGAGTAGAATGGAAGCGCGCTTGTTTTATAGCGTTGGAGCGGCCGTGAGGGCGGTGACGGTGCTCCAGTCCTCCGGCTCCTGGTTGGTCAGCGGCTCTTCCTGGAGCTCAGCGCCGCCCAGATGCGCGAGCCTCTTTGTGAAGCTCCGCCGCTCATTGGACAAAAGAGTTTTTAAAATGTCCGCCAAAAGTTCCGGGAGGAGCCGCGTTTTCCAGCGATATAAAACGGAGGCTTTGCTCAGTGAGAGTCACAGTTTGTCTGAGTCTTGAAATCAAACAACACCCACATTATGTCTGGAAGAGGTAAAACCGGTGCCGGCAAAGCCAGAGCAAAGGCAAAGACCCGCTCCTCCAGGGCCGGGCTCCAGTTCCCCGTGGGCCGTGTCCACAGGCTGCTGAGGAAGGGTAACTACGCCCAGCGTGTCGGTGCCGGCGCCCCCGTCTACCTGGCGGCCGTGCTCGAGTACCTGACCGCTGAGATCCTGGAGCTGGCTGGAAACGCCGCCCGCG
This Solea solea chromosome 3, fSolSol10.1, whole genome shotgun sequence DNA region includes the following protein-coding sequences:
- the LOC131456392 gene encoding histone H3, with translation MARTKQTARKSTGGKAPRKQLATKAARKSAPATGGVKKPHRYRPGTVALREIRRYQKSTELLIRKLPFQRLVREIAQDFKTDLRFQSSAVMALQESSEAYLVGLFEDTNLCAIHAKRVTIMPKDIQLARRIRGERA
- the LOC131456393 gene encoding histone H2A-like; protein product: MSGRGKTGAGKARAKAKTRSSRAGLQFPVGRVHRLLRKGNYAQRVGAGAPVYLAAVLEYLTAEILELAGNAARDNKKTRIIPRHLQLAVRNDEELNKLLGGVTIAQGGVLPNIQAVLLPKKTEKAASKK